Proteins from a single region of Daphnia magna isolate NIES unplaced genomic scaffold, ASM2063170v1.1 Dm_contigs127, whole genome shotgun sequence:
- the LOC123466314 gene encoding hepatoma-derived growth factor-related protein 2-like, with product MAGSSPSSSPSSSSSSNSSRDSRRNNRDRDRANRNRERRDINQEDQDILDRAREQELRDRELQAQREREQQDGDRRRRGEQPQEGDAGGAGGIGVPEPPREILPRKFAVPRRRMRVVRDWMTSTLSPSEAKQLRESFLPSFSDTDFDLKCPQVDSSLARRFKDLKCPEMVKAEATEKTLKAEQYKVLDVARPLLYLKEQMAEGELQNSPMAEAVDVALRLWGHTFHGITANRRENLLKVSDPKFVSLLKEPKRFKAKQCGALFGSHFIKEMVREATNDQKLRNIGRPAGQSSSFKSRYPPTSYNPRNSASGYHRNGFNGGNRGGNFGGSNNSNGGYRNNKQKSSQRGRGNGY from the exons ATGGCTGGTTCTAGCCCAAGTTCAAGTCCTAGTTCCAGCTCCAGTTCAAATTCATCAAGAGATTCTCGTCGAAACAATCGCGATCGTGATCGAGCAAATCGCAACCGGGAAAGAAGAGACATCAACCAGGAAGATCAAGATATCCTAGACCGGGCACGTGAGCAAGAACTGCGAGACCGTGAACTACAGGCCCAACGAGAGCGTGAGCAGCAAGATGGAGACCGACGGAGGCGAGGAGAACAGCCGCAAGAAGGCGATGCAGGTGGTGCTGGTGGTATCGGCGTTCCTGAACCCCCAAGAGAGATCCTGCCACGAAAATTTGCAGTCCCCAGAAGACGCATGCGGGTCGTCAGAGACTGGATGACTTCAACCCTGAGTCCTTCGGAAGCCAAGCAGCTACGGGAGAGTTTTTTACCCAGTTTTTCtgacactgattttgatttaaaatgtCCTCAGGTGGATTCCTCTCTTGCCCGTCGTTTCAAAGATCTCAAGTGCCCCGAAATGGTGAAGGCAGAGGCTACTGAAAAAACCCTGAAAGCTGAACAGTATAAGGTCCTAGATGTCGCTCGCCCTCTTCTTTATCTGAAAGAGCAGATGGCCGAAGGAGAACTTCAAAACTCGCCCATGGCGGAGGCTGTCGATGTCGCTCTGCGTTTGTGGGGCCACACTTTCCATGGAATCACGGCCAACCGCCGCGAAAATTTATTGAAGGTGTCCGATCCGAAGTTCGTCTCCTTGTTAAAGGAACCGAAACGTTTTAAGGCTAAACAGTGTGGAGCCCTGTTCGGCAGTCACTTCATTAAGGAGATGGTTAGAGAGGCGACTAACGACCAGAAATTGAGGAACATCGGACGCCCGGCAGGCCAATCATCGAGCTTCAAAAGTCGCTATCCACCCACCAGCTATAATCCTAGAAATTCCGCAAGCGGCTATCATCGTAACGGCTTCAACGGTGGCAACCGAGGCGGCAACTTCGGTGGTTCCAACAACTCGAATGGAGGCTATAGGAACAACAAGCAGAAATCGAGCCAAAG GGGTCGCGGCAATGGCTATTGA